The Glandiceps talaboti chromosome 19, keGlaTala1.1, whole genome shotgun sequence genome contains a region encoding:
- the LOC144450070 gene encoding E3 ubiquitin-protein ligase TRIM71-like: MNQLVDRFNNRGQVLSDGQSRASSRTSAGVNKCGACDGECPKKHCVDCDMQLCKTCTRGHKRVRSTKSHTVMSLEKYADAKSKNPASVLPPIYCSRHPDVPLKFYCDSCEVPICMKCTVVDHSKPKHKVRSMSDAADEYKRYLAKMLDKMRVKEDEATTSEIAVQQVSESLDECFEREEKKIRDLVEEITRGIENSGRKLLTELKDEYDNRKITLQAQSKELNNVKNDLTNARELTENLMQYGNAAQLMTTRQGMLFQIQELMTIQTTSEVDFMEFKPNDDVINFKSLGVVKVTKLAKVHDPLLVLPVKQRADDSPPWAKLNAKKGLVCQFGKKGAQIGQYCHYLNGVSMTTKGDVLVSDPGNNRLQTFTLQGKQPRVIQFSGFSKPVRPQFTAVTKEGHILVTDGINSQMF, translated from the coding sequence ATGAACCAACTGGTGGATCGTTTCAACAACCGCGGACAAGTACTGAGTGATGGACAGAGTCGAGCTTCAAGTAGAACATCGGCAGGTGTCAACAAGTGCGGAGCGTGCGATGGGGAATGTCCGAAAAAACACTGCGTTGATTGCGACATGCAACTGTGTAAAACCTGTACACGGGGACACAAACGAGTAAGATCGACGAAATCCCATACTGTCATGTCGCTTGAAAAATACGCGGATGCGAAATCTAAAAATCCAGCTTCGGTACTACCACCAATCTACTGCAGTCGTCACCCAGACGTCCCATTGAAATTTTACTGTGATAGCTGTGAAGTTCCAATCTGTATGAAGTGTACAGTGGTTGATCATTCCAAACCTAAACACAAGGTCAGATCTATGTCAGACGCCGCTGATGAATACAAGAGATACTTAGCAAAGATGTTAGACAAGATGAGGGTGAAAGAAGATGAAGCTACCACCAGTGAGATTGCTGTACAACAGGTGTCAGAGTCACTGGATGAGTGTTTTGAGAGGGAAGAGAAGAAAATAAGAGACTTGGTGGAGGAAATAACACGCGGAATAGAAAACAGTGGAAGGAAGTTGTTGACAGAGTTGAAAGATGAATATGACAATAGAAAGATAACTCTACAGGCACAATCCAAAGAACTGAACAATGTCAAAAATGATCTGACCAATGCCAGAGAGTTGACAGAGAACTTGATGCAGTATGGGAACGCTGCACAACTGATGACCACTCGACAAGGAATGCTGTTCCAAATACAAGAACTGATGACGATCCAAACTACATCCGAggttgatttcatggaattcaAACcgaatgatgacgtcatcaacttTAAGAGTCTGGGTGTTGTCAAGGTGACGAAACTTGCCAAGGTTCATGACCCATTACTAGTACTTCCGGTAAAACAGAGAGCTGACGATTCACCACCATGGGCCAAATTAAATGCAAAGAAAGGATTGGTGTGTCAGTTTGGAAAGAAGGGTGCACAAATCGGTCAGTATTGTCACTACCTAAATGGTGTATCAATGACCACTAAAGGTGATGTGTTAGTATCTGACCCTGGTAATAATAGATTACAAACATTCACATTACAAGGTAAACAACCAAGAGTAATTCAGTTTTCTGGTTTTAGTAAACCTGTTAGACCTCAATTCACAGCAGTTACTAAGGAAGGTCATATCTTGGTAACTGATGGTATTAATAGTCAGATGTTTTAA